CTCCACTAAAACTTGCAGCACACACAGCTTAACAATGGAGAGAGCAGCTATCAGGATTGCCAGGTCAACTGTCTCTCCAGCTTTGTTCTACGATGGCAGACACACGCTTCTCGTACTCCCGCTTGTTCTCCTGGTAGAGCTGAGCTGCCTGACTGTTGGCTGGACTGTTGGGATTTGGTTCATCAAGCAAggactgaggaaaaaaaaagataaatactgAAGGTAAGGTTGTTTTAGTGGAAAATAACCAACTTGCATCGATCCATTCATCTACACAGTCACATGCCTTCAAAATGTTCCAACTGTCACCTGATTTCAAGTGCATTCACTCTAACCAGAGTTTAAGATTCATTAGACATTTTGTCACCAAATGTCTGACTTTgtgaatataatttaaaaaaattagcagcaaacacttttctttaaaaatataaatatgaccCACAGAATAATCTCTTTTCAACAGTCCAATtcaacaaatgttttaatttcaaaatcttaatttacaatttacataTTTGCAAATCTTGGCATAAGCATACTGTATTTTTccaaatatttgtctttttaaccttacaatttaaacatttctctTCCCCAGATAAACAGACTAACAATGATTTTGTACAATTTTCTATTGTGTTACACTGCAGAGGGTCAATTAGTAGtctaacataaaaataatttcaatttaCTGCTTTacagtttcagcttctcaatgTTGAGGATATAATTTGCCTTTTAAAGTTTGATATTGTGAacctaaatgtgtttttgccaCTTGTGgtataaagaaaacaaaaatgtaaaataaggCATAGCCACACTTTTATAATCTCTATTCATTGTCATTTCCTACCTGGATGGATGTAAGAATAGAGGACACATCGTAAGTGGGACTCCAACGATTCTGTAAGATGTCCAAACATATACTTCCATCTGCATAGACtgtggataaaaacacaattatatcTTGCTCACAAATAACAACTCTATAACGTGCCAGAGAATAAGACAATATTCCTACCATTTGGATGAAACATCTTTGACACAAATCGTACTGTGGGGGGTTTGTTGGGGTATTCTTCTGTGAACTCTACAATGAGTTTAAAAGTACCTGGAACAAAGACAAGacacaaagatatttatttatgtgcCATTAAATGTGACTGTATGTTTGTGGTGTAGCATGTTTCAAGGCAGAAA
This genomic interval from Thunnus thynnus chromosome 11, fThuThy2.1, whole genome shotgun sequence contains the following:
- the ube2al gene encoding ubiquitin conjugating enzyme E2 A, like, coding for MSTPARRRLMRDFKRLQEDPPAGVSGAPSENNIMVWNAVIFGPEGTPFEDGTFKLIVEFTEEYPNKPPTVRFVSKMFHPNVYADGSICLDILQNRWSPTYDVSSILTSIQSLLDEPNPNSPANSQAAQLYQENKREYEKRVSAIVEQSWRDS